The following DNA comes from Photobacterium sp. DA100.
GCGTAACAAGGCCAACCGACTGGAAGAGTTGTTCGTTACCCTCGTAGCCAACAGCAAGCACGACCAAGGAGCCCAAGCATGAACCGGCAGTACTGGATCGCCTTCAAGAGCCTGATCACCAAAGAAGTGAACCGCTTTGCCCGGATCTGGGTACAAACCATGGTACCGCCAGCTATTACCATGACATTGTATTTTGTCATTTTCGGTAGCCTGATCGGTAGCCGGATCGGGGAGATGGGGGGCTTCAGTTACATGGAATACATCGTTCCCGGCCTTATCATGATGTCGGTGATCACCAACTCCTACTCCAATGTGGCGTCATCGTTTTTCAGTGCCAAGTTCCAGCACAACATCGAAGAGCTGCTGGTGGCTCCGGTGCCGAATTACATCATTATCGCCGGTTTTGTCGGTGGCGGGGTGCTGCGGGGGCTCGGGGTCGGCGTGATTGTCTCGGTGGTGTCCTTGTTGTTTGTCGATCTGCAGATCGCGCATCTCGGGGTGGTGGTCGCAACGGTGCTGATGACCTCGGTGGTGTTCTCGCTCGGCGGCCTGATCAATGCCGTGTTTGCCAAGACCTTCGATGACATCAGTATTATACCGACCTTTGTATTGACTCCGCTGACTTACCTCGGTGGCGTGTTCTACTCGCTGAGCCTGTTGCCGGAGTTTTGGCAGGGGGTGTCCAAGCTGAACCCGATTGTCTACATGGTCAATGCATTCCGCTACGGCTTCCTCGGCGTGTCGGATGTCGGGATCGGCACGTCGTTCGCGGTACTTGGCGTTTTCACCGTGATCCTCTATAGCCTGTGCTACTACCTGATTTCACGCGGCATAGGTTTGCGCTCATAACCGCGAGCCCGGTCGATAACCCAGCAAACAAAAATCCCGGCCAAGGCCGGGATTTTCTTATCGGAGGAAGGTTGGCGCTTACTCTTCTGTCGAAGCCACCGTTGCCGTGCTCAGTTCAACCACTTGGTTGTCGATAAGGCGTGCCTTGCCGAGGAAAGCAGACATCAGGATCACTGCCTGCTGGGTTTCATCGTTTACCGGCTGGAGGCTGACGGCATCGCGGATATAGATTTCATCCGGCTGCAGGCCTGCGGCACGCAGCTGGTCGTTGGCATCGACCACGATTTCGGCGTAGTCGGTACGGCCGCCGCGCATCTGGCTGCTGATCCAGCGCATGGTGCGGGCCAGCACGGGTGCACGCTGGCGCTCGTCGACAGTCAGGTAACCGTTGCGCGAGCTCATGGCCAGGCCGTCCATTTCGCGGACCGTGGCCACGCCGACAATCTCGATATCCATGGCAAGGTCGATCACCATCTGGCGGATCAGGGCAAGCTGCTGGTAGTCCTTCTCACCGAAGCAGGCGATATCAGGCTGCACGATGTTGAACAGCTTGGTCACAATCGTCGAAACACCACGGAAGTGGCTCGGGCGCAGGGCCCCCTCAAGCATGGTAGAAAGTCCCGGTACTTCGACGAAGGTCTGGCGATCCAAGCCTTGCGGATACATGACATCCGGCGTTGGGGTGAAAACCAGCTCAACACCTTCGTTGTTCAGCTTGGCCAGATCGTCTTCCAAAGTGCGCGGGTAGTTGTCGAGATCATCTGCCTTGTCGAACTGCATCGGATTGACAAAAATGCTGACCACAACCACGTCTGCCAGTTCACGGGCCTTGCGGACCAGCGTCAGGTGGCCTTCATGCAGGTTTCCCATCGTTGGTACGAAAGCAATCCGGCGGCCCTCACGGCGCCAGCTTCGGATTTGTTCACGGATCTGGGCAATCTCGGCGAATGTTTGCATTTTTATTCCTTATTCAAAGGTATGTTCTGGGCCCGGGAAGGTTCCGGCCTCGACATCTTCTAGGTATTTGGTTACGGCTGCGCGCATCTCGCCGGTTTCTGCCAGGTAGTTTTTGGAGAAACGGGGGATATAGTTTGCTGAGATCCCGAACATATCGTGCATCACCAGGATCTGGCCGTCGGTCACATTACCGGCGCCGATACCGATCACCGGTACCTCAACCGCTTTGGTAATACGTTCTGCCAGGCTGGCCGGTACGCATTCCAGCAAGATAATTTGTGCACCCGCGTTTTTCAGCAGGATAGCATCTTTTACCATCTGCTCAGCGTGGTCGGAGTCACGTCCTTGCACTTTATAGCCGCCAAAAATATTGACAGATTGGGGAGTTAGCCCCAAATGGGCACAGACAGGAACGGCACGTTCCGTCAGCTTGGTTACGGTTTCAGCCAGCCAGGCACCGCCTTCCAGCTTCACCATGTTGGCACCGGCACGCATCAAGGTGGCGGCACTCTCGCAAGCTTGTTCCGGGGTGGCATAGCTCATAAATGGCATATCGGCCATCAACAGGCAGTTCGGGCTGCCGGCACGCACCGCGCGGGTGTGGTAGGCAATATCGTCCACCGTTACCGGCAGGGTATCCGGTTTGCCTTGCAGCACCATGCCCAACGAGTCACCGACCAGCATCACTGGCACGCCTTGCTGTTCGAACAGCTGGGAAAAGCTGGCATCGTATGCGGTAACTGAGGCAAATTTACGACCTTCCTGCTTCCATTTCATCAGGTCGTTGATAGTGATTTTTTTCATGTGTTCTCCCTTTGGTCCTGAGAAACGGCTACTGAGACCAGATGCTCAGCCCGTTGCGGTCTACCTGCTCCAGCAGTGCATTGAGCGGAGTGCCATCAGGCAGTTCCAGTTCAGGGGCAATTTCAGCGAGTGGGTAGAGTACGAACTCGCGGACTTTCATTCCGTAATGCGGCACGGTAAGGCGCTCGCAGTGATGTTCAAGGTTGCCGTACAGGACAATATCGAGATCCAGCGTACGAGGTCCCCAGCGTTCGGCCTTGCGGACACGGCCATGCTCTTGCTCGATAGACTGGGTACAGTCAAGCAGGGCCAGCGGGCTGAGGTCGGTCTCGACAGCGACGACGGCATTGATGTAGTCAGGCTGATCCTGTGGCCCCATCGGGGTACTGCTGTACAGCGATGATACGGCAACCACGCTGAGATCAGGGTGCTGCTTGAGCACCTCGATCGCACTGTTGGCCTGGGCGACAGGATCGGACAGGTTACTGCCGATGGCTATGTAGGCCAGGGTCATGACGATTTAGCCTGTGGTTTCTTGCGGCGCTGCTGCGGGCGACGGCGACGACGACGGGGTGCGCCAGAGCCACCTTCGTTGATCTGCTGCACCATCTTGCTGCGCTGGTTGCGGTCACCGTGCTGGA
Coding sequences within:
- a CDS encoding ABC transporter permease, translated to MNRQYWIAFKSLITKEVNRFARIWVQTMVPPAITMTLYFVIFGSLIGSRIGEMGGFSYMEYIVPGLIMMSVITNSYSNVASSFFSAKFQHNIEELLVAPVPNYIIIAGFVGGGVLRGLGVGVIVSVVSLLFVDLQIAHLGVVVATVLMTSVVFSLGGLINAVFAKTFDDISIIPTFVLTPLTYLGGVFYSLSLLPEFWQGVSKLNPIVYMVNAFRYGFLGVSDVGIGTSFAVLGVFTVILYSLCYYLISRGIGLRS
- the panC gene encoding pantoate--beta-alanine ligase, which encodes MQTFAEIAQIREQIRSWRREGRRIAFVPTMGNLHEGHLTLVRKARELADVVVVSIFVNPMQFDKADDLDNYPRTLEDDLAKLNNEGVELVFTPTPDVMYPQGLDRQTFVEVPGLSTMLEGALRPSHFRGVSTIVTKLFNIVQPDIACFGEKDYQQLALIRQMVIDLAMDIEIVGVATVREMDGLAMSSRNGYLTVDERQRAPVLARTMRWISSQMRGGRTDYAEIVVDANDQLRAAGLQPDEIYIRDAVSLQPVNDETQQAVILMSAFLGKARLIDNQVVELSTATVASTEE
- the panB gene encoding 3-methyl-2-oxobutanoate hydroxymethyltransferase, translating into MKKITINDLMKWKQEGRKFASVTAYDASFSQLFEQQGVPVMLVGDSLGMVLQGKPDTLPVTVDDIAYHTRAVRAGSPNCLLMADMPFMSYATPEQACESAATLMRAGANMVKLEGGAWLAETVTKLTERAVPVCAHLGLTPQSVNIFGGYKVQGRDSDHAEQMVKDAILLKNAGAQIILLECVPASLAERITKAVEVPVIGIGAGNVTDGQILVMHDMFGISANYIPRFSKNYLAETGEMRAAVTKYLEDVEAGTFPGPEHTFE
- the folK gene encoding 2-amino-4-hydroxy-6-hydroxymethyldihydropteridine diphosphokinase, whose protein sequence is MTLAYIAIGSNLSDPVAQANSAIEVLKQHPDLSVVAVSSLYSSTPMGPQDQPDYINAVVAVETDLSPLALLDCTQSIEQEHGRVRKAERWGPRTLDLDIVLYGNLEHHCERLTVPHYGMKVREFVLYPLAEIAPELELPDGTPLNALLEQVDRNGLSIWSQ